A stretch of the Malus sylvestris chromosome 10, drMalSylv7.2, whole genome shotgun sequence genome encodes the following:
- the LOC126584835 gene encoding uncharacterized protein LOC126584835 isoform X1 translates to MFLSAGFFSVQALVNFSSVAASAFNAVSVSSLEVDKPSFDLTMQEVESKFMEGVSKHKRSNSEPVKRKLEKDEVNQTLQAPYRLKMEMGRYFETMEMHPTSSDVQSYLSQEILDLRKQLQNQFSVRHALENALSYRPLSPDATTENSLPKSTTGLIKEIAVLEQQVVHLERHLLSLYRKTFDQQISSESNVAERLNSSPLITRKGVSAEVPGQDVTQENDNTVTSSNDLLSPRHSTGNLLKECNDILDQQKLLDSSIHRCYSSLSQHSTCSIRTSPRTKSRAKAVDSYHSLPFSMLEQSQSATTSVYPMEHYETYFSDHVPETPNSISEEMIKCISAIYCELADPPVIDHDDSCSPITSSSTYDFSSHSQGEKWSSKRRKIPFFHSHFDKPLQSEGTEEMSGPYSRMLKVEWICRDTDKLEDVELTLKKFRSLIHRLEGVDLRKMKHEEKLAFWINVHNTLVMHAFLIYGIPQNNLKRVSMPLKAAYSVGGHTISVDMIQRSILGCRLPRPGQWLRLLFSMKTKFKVGDARKVYAIEHPEPLLHFALCSGSHSDPAVRMYTSKGVFEELETAKEEYIQSNFLVHKEQKILLPKIVESFAKDSGLCSADLVEMIEHFMPDFQRKNNQKFQHKRIWKGIEWIPHNFTFRYLISKEVAW, encoded by the exons ATGTTTCTATCAGCTGGGTTTTTTTCTGTTCAGGCACTTGTCAATTTTTCAAGTGTGGCTGCTTCTGCATTTAATGCTGTTTCAGTGAGTTCCTTGGAAGTGGACAAGCCAAGTTTTGATCTTACTATGCAGGAAGTAGAGTCCAAATTCATGGAGGGAGTTTCAAAACACAAGCGTTCCAACAG TGAACCAGTTAAAAGAAAACTTGAGAAAGATGAAGTGAATCAAACCCTCCAAGCTCCTTACAGATTGAAAATG GAAATGGGAAGATACTTTGAAACTATGGAGATGCACCCCACTAGTTCTGATGTTCAAAGTTATTTAAGTCAGGAG ATTTTGGATCTTCGAAAACAGTTGCAGAACCAATTTTCGGTACGCCATGCTTTAGAGAACGCATTGAGTTATCGCCCGTTGTCACCTGATGCTACAACTGAAAACTCACTCCCTAAG TCTACCACGGGCCTCATTAAGGAAATTGCAGTGTTAGAGCAACAAGTTGTGCATTTGGAGCGCCATCTTCTTTCTTTGTACCGAAAAACGTTTGATCAACAAATATCATCTGAATCGAATGTGGCTGAACGACTCAATTCGTCTCCATTAATCACACGTAAAGGGGTTTCCGCCGAAGTTCCTGGACAAGATGTTACACAAGAAAATGACAATACAGTCACCAGCTCTAATGATCTTCTGTCTCCTCGGCATTCAACTGGAAATTTATTAAAGGAATGCAATGACATATTGGACCAACAAAAACTGTTGGATTCAAGCATTCATCGTTGCTACTCCTCATTGTCTCAGCATTCAACTTGTTCCATAAGAACTTCTCCTAGAACAAAATCTCGAGCTAAAGCTGTAGACTCATACCACTCTTTACCTTTCTCAATGCTAGAG CAATCTCAGAGTGCAACTACAAGTGTCTATCCGATGGAACATTATGAAACCTATTTTTCTGATCATGTTCCGGAGACACCAAACAGCATCTCTGAGGAGATGATTAAGTGCATTTCGGCCATATATTGTGAACTTGCAGATCCACCTGTCATCGATCATGATGACTCTTGCTCCCCAATCACATCTTCATCAACGTATGACTTTTCTTCACACAGTCAAGGTGAAAAGTGGAGCTCAAAACGCCgaaaaattccattttttcattCACATTTTGATAAGCCGTTGCAATCTGAAGGGACAGAGGAAATGAGTGGACCGTATAGCAGAATGCTAAAGGTAGAATGGATCTGTAGGGATACAGATAAGTTAGAAGATGTTGAACTCACACTAAAAAAATTTAG GTCACTTATCCATCGGTTGGAAGGAGTTGATCTCAGAAAGATGAAACATGAGGAGAAGTTGGCCTTTTGGATTAACGTGCACAATACACTCGTCATGCAT GCATTTTTGATATATGGGATTCCACAGAATAATCTGAAAAGAGTTTCAATGCCGCTCAAG GCGGCTTATAGTGTAGGAGGCCACACCATAAGCGTAGACATGATACAAAGATCCATTCTTGGATGCAGATTGCCCCGTCCTGGACAA TGGCTGCGGCTGTTGTTttccatgaaaacaaaattcaaggtTGGAGATGCCCGAAAAGTGTATGCAATTGAGCACCCTGAACCTCTTTTGCATTTTGCACTCTGTTCAGGAAGCCATTCGGATCCTGCG GTTCGCATGTACACATCCAAGGGAGTGTTTGAGGAGCTAGAAACTGCAAAGGAGGAATACATCCAATCGAACTTCCTAGTGCACAAGGAACAGAAAATCCTTCTTCCAAAAATTGTGGAGTCGTTTGCAAAGGATTCAGGATTGTGCTCTGCTGATTTGGTAGAGATGATCGAGCATTTTATGCCtgattttcaaagaaaaaacaatcaGAAGTTCCAACACAAAAGAATCTGGAAGGGAATTGAATGGATTCCTCACAACTTTACTTTCCGTTATCTAATTTCAAAAGAAGTAGCATGGTGA
- the LOC126584835 gene encoding uncharacterized protein LOC126584835 isoform X2 has translation MQEVESKFMEGVSKHKRSNSEPVKRKLEKDEVNQTLQAPYRLKMEMGRYFETMEMHPTSSDVQSYLSQEILDLRKQLQNQFSVRHALENALSYRPLSPDATTENSLPKSTTGLIKEIAVLEQQVVHLERHLLSLYRKTFDQQISSESNVAERLNSSPLITRKGVSAEVPGQDVTQENDNTVTSSNDLLSPRHSTGNLLKECNDILDQQKLLDSSIHRCYSSLSQHSTCSIRTSPRTKSRAKAVDSYHSLPFSMLEQSQSATTSVYPMEHYETYFSDHVPETPNSISEEMIKCISAIYCELADPPVIDHDDSCSPITSSSTYDFSSHSQGEKWSSKRRKIPFFHSHFDKPLQSEGTEEMSGPYSRMLKVEWICRDTDKLEDVELTLKKFRSLIHRLEGVDLRKMKHEEKLAFWINVHNTLVMHAFLIYGIPQNNLKRVSMPLKAAYSVGGHTISVDMIQRSILGCRLPRPGQWLRLLFSMKTKFKVGDARKVYAIEHPEPLLHFALCSGSHSDPAVRMYTSKGVFEELETAKEEYIQSNFLVHKEQKILLPKIVESFAKDSGLCSADLVEMIEHFMPDFQRKNNQKFQHKRIWKGIEWIPHNFTFRYLISKEVAW, from the exons ATGCAGGAAGTAGAGTCCAAATTCATGGAGGGAGTTTCAAAACACAAGCGTTCCAACAG TGAACCAGTTAAAAGAAAACTTGAGAAAGATGAAGTGAATCAAACCCTCCAAGCTCCTTACAGATTGAAAATG GAAATGGGAAGATACTTTGAAACTATGGAGATGCACCCCACTAGTTCTGATGTTCAAAGTTATTTAAGTCAGGAG ATTTTGGATCTTCGAAAACAGTTGCAGAACCAATTTTCGGTACGCCATGCTTTAGAGAACGCATTGAGTTATCGCCCGTTGTCACCTGATGCTACAACTGAAAACTCACTCCCTAAG TCTACCACGGGCCTCATTAAGGAAATTGCAGTGTTAGAGCAACAAGTTGTGCATTTGGAGCGCCATCTTCTTTCTTTGTACCGAAAAACGTTTGATCAACAAATATCATCTGAATCGAATGTGGCTGAACGACTCAATTCGTCTCCATTAATCACACGTAAAGGGGTTTCCGCCGAAGTTCCTGGACAAGATGTTACACAAGAAAATGACAATACAGTCACCAGCTCTAATGATCTTCTGTCTCCTCGGCATTCAACTGGAAATTTATTAAAGGAATGCAATGACATATTGGACCAACAAAAACTGTTGGATTCAAGCATTCATCGTTGCTACTCCTCATTGTCTCAGCATTCAACTTGTTCCATAAGAACTTCTCCTAGAACAAAATCTCGAGCTAAAGCTGTAGACTCATACCACTCTTTACCTTTCTCAATGCTAGAG CAATCTCAGAGTGCAACTACAAGTGTCTATCCGATGGAACATTATGAAACCTATTTTTCTGATCATGTTCCGGAGACACCAAACAGCATCTCTGAGGAGATGATTAAGTGCATTTCGGCCATATATTGTGAACTTGCAGATCCACCTGTCATCGATCATGATGACTCTTGCTCCCCAATCACATCTTCATCAACGTATGACTTTTCTTCACACAGTCAAGGTGAAAAGTGGAGCTCAAAACGCCgaaaaattccattttttcattCACATTTTGATAAGCCGTTGCAATCTGAAGGGACAGAGGAAATGAGTGGACCGTATAGCAGAATGCTAAAGGTAGAATGGATCTGTAGGGATACAGATAAGTTAGAAGATGTTGAACTCACACTAAAAAAATTTAG GTCACTTATCCATCGGTTGGAAGGAGTTGATCTCAGAAAGATGAAACATGAGGAGAAGTTGGCCTTTTGGATTAACGTGCACAATACACTCGTCATGCAT GCATTTTTGATATATGGGATTCCACAGAATAATCTGAAAAGAGTTTCAATGCCGCTCAAG GCGGCTTATAGTGTAGGAGGCCACACCATAAGCGTAGACATGATACAAAGATCCATTCTTGGATGCAGATTGCCCCGTCCTGGACAA TGGCTGCGGCTGTTGTTttccatgaaaacaaaattcaaggtTGGAGATGCCCGAAAAGTGTATGCAATTGAGCACCCTGAACCTCTTTTGCATTTTGCACTCTGTTCAGGAAGCCATTCGGATCCTGCG GTTCGCATGTACACATCCAAGGGAGTGTTTGAGGAGCTAGAAACTGCAAAGGAGGAATACATCCAATCGAACTTCCTAGTGCACAAGGAACAGAAAATCCTTCTTCCAAAAATTGTGGAGTCGTTTGCAAAGGATTCAGGATTGTGCTCTGCTGATTTGGTAGAGATGATCGAGCATTTTATGCCtgattttcaaagaaaaaacaatcaGAAGTTCCAACACAAAAGAATCTGGAAGGGAATTGAATGGATTCCTCACAACTTTACTTTCCGTTATCTAATTTCAAAAGAAGTAGCATGGTGA
- the LOC126584835 gene encoding uncharacterized protein LOC126584835 isoform X3, translated as MEMGRYFETMEMHPTSSDVQSYLSQEILDLRKQLQNQFSVRHALENALSYRPLSPDATTENSLPKSTTGLIKEIAVLEQQVVHLERHLLSLYRKTFDQQISSESNVAERLNSSPLITRKGVSAEVPGQDVTQENDNTVTSSNDLLSPRHSTGNLLKECNDILDQQKLLDSSIHRCYSSLSQHSTCSIRTSPRTKSRAKAVDSYHSLPFSMLEQSQSATTSVYPMEHYETYFSDHVPETPNSISEEMIKCISAIYCELADPPVIDHDDSCSPITSSSTYDFSSHSQGEKWSSKRRKIPFFHSHFDKPLQSEGTEEMSGPYSRMLKVEWICRDTDKLEDVELTLKKFRSLIHRLEGVDLRKMKHEEKLAFWINVHNTLVMHAFLIYGIPQNNLKRVSMPLKAAYSVGGHTISVDMIQRSILGCRLPRPGQWLRLLFSMKTKFKVGDARKVYAIEHPEPLLHFALCSGSHSDPAVRMYTSKGVFEELETAKEEYIQSNFLVHKEQKILLPKIVESFAKDSGLCSADLVEMIEHFMPDFQRKNNQKFQHKRIWKGIEWIPHNFTFRYLISKEVAW; from the exons ATG GAAATGGGAAGATACTTTGAAACTATGGAGATGCACCCCACTAGTTCTGATGTTCAAAGTTATTTAAGTCAGGAG ATTTTGGATCTTCGAAAACAGTTGCAGAACCAATTTTCGGTACGCCATGCTTTAGAGAACGCATTGAGTTATCGCCCGTTGTCACCTGATGCTACAACTGAAAACTCACTCCCTAAG TCTACCACGGGCCTCATTAAGGAAATTGCAGTGTTAGAGCAACAAGTTGTGCATTTGGAGCGCCATCTTCTTTCTTTGTACCGAAAAACGTTTGATCAACAAATATCATCTGAATCGAATGTGGCTGAACGACTCAATTCGTCTCCATTAATCACACGTAAAGGGGTTTCCGCCGAAGTTCCTGGACAAGATGTTACACAAGAAAATGACAATACAGTCACCAGCTCTAATGATCTTCTGTCTCCTCGGCATTCAACTGGAAATTTATTAAAGGAATGCAATGACATATTGGACCAACAAAAACTGTTGGATTCAAGCATTCATCGTTGCTACTCCTCATTGTCTCAGCATTCAACTTGTTCCATAAGAACTTCTCCTAGAACAAAATCTCGAGCTAAAGCTGTAGACTCATACCACTCTTTACCTTTCTCAATGCTAGAG CAATCTCAGAGTGCAACTACAAGTGTCTATCCGATGGAACATTATGAAACCTATTTTTCTGATCATGTTCCGGAGACACCAAACAGCATCTCTGAGGAGATGATTAAGTGCATTTCGGCCATATATTGTGAACTTGCAGATCCACCTGTCATCGATCATGATGACTCTTGCTCCCCAATCACATCTTCATCAACGTATGACTTTTCTTCACACAGTCAAGGTGAAAAGTGGAGCTCAAAACGCCgaaaaattccattttttcattCACATTTTGATAAGCCGTTGCAATCTGAAGGGACAGAGGAAATGAGTGGACCGTATAGCAGAATGCTAAAGGTAGAATGGATCTGTAGGGATACAGATAAGTTAGAAGATGTTGAACTCACACTAAAAAAATTTAG GTCACTTATCCATCGGTTGGAAGGAGTTGATCTCAGAAAGATGAAACATGAGGAGAAGTTGGCCTTTTGGATTAACGTGCACAATACACTCGTCATGCAT GCATTTTTGATATATGGGATTCCACAGAATAATCTGAAAAGAGTTTCAATGCCGCTCAAG GCGGCTTATAGTGTAGGAGGCCACACCATAAGCGTAGACATGATACAAAGATCCATTCTTGGATGCAGATTGCCCCGTCCTGGACAA TGGCTGCGGCTGTTGTTttccatgaaaacaaaattcaaggtTGGAGATGCCCGAAAAGTGTATGCAATTGAGCACCCTGAACCTCTTTTGCATTTTGCACTCTGTTCAGGAAGCCATTCGGATCCTGCG GTTCGCATGTACACATCCAAGGGAGTGTTTGAGGAGCTAGAAACTGCAAAGGAGGAATACATCCAATCGAACTTCCTAGTGCACAAGGAACAGAAAATCCTTCTTCCAAAAATTGTGGAGTCGTTTGCAAAGGATTCAGGATTGTGCTCTGCTGATTTGGTAGAGATGATCGAGCATTTTATGCCtgattttcaaagaaaaaacaatcaGAAGTTCCAACACAAAAGAATCTGGAAGGGAATTGAATGGATTCCTCACAACTTTACTTTCCGTTATCTAATTTCAAAAGAAGTAGCATGGTGA